CGACATACTTGCCATCGTCCCCAGGAGCCACTGTGGCTACGTGCTTCTTGTAGTTCGAGTTGAACTGCTGGCCCGGATCGGCGGCCCTGGTCTCCCAGACCTCCAAGTCCGCGTCAGCGGGGATGGCCATGTCCTGCACCGTGAAGGTGTAAGTGTTGGTGTATTGCGAGTCGTTGACAATGACGGTCGAGAAGTCTGACTTATCCGGCGCGGCCAGAGTCACGTGGTTGGCCCCGCCGGCGCGACCGTTGACCGGATTTGTGCCGGTGGCGGTGGTTTGGCTCGCCGCCGTGACGCCCCGCCAAATGCCGGCCGTGTTGGTGTCGTTCTCCCAGCCGGTGACGGCGAAATCGCTGAAGTGCTCCAGCATGACCAAGCCTGCGTCATAGTGGATCCAGCCGGACCACGGATCGCGGGCCGAGACCAGTTCCTTGTGCGAATACTGGCCGCCCTCGTAGAACGAGCCGATGGCGGGCTGGTAGATGAAGTGGGTCCGGCGCGAGTTCACATAGCCCTTGACAATGGTGTTCGCCATCTCCAGAGGACCGTTCACTCCACCAAGTTGGGTGCCTTCAACGCGGGGCGCCTGAGCGGCGGTGTCCACCATGTTGTTGTTGGGCCTGAAGGCCGAGTTGGAGAAAGTGGCCTGCGCCTCGGAGTTCCAGATTTCCAAGTCGGCCGTGTCGGCCGCCCACTTGAAGTTGCCGGAGCTGTCGTCATCGGTGGTGTAGTGGTAGCCCACAACGTCGATCGCGTCGCGGAAGCCGTTCGTGTTGCTACGCAGGTAGGAGCCGAACCCGGCCAGACCGGACGAGTCGTCGACAATGATCTTGATCTGGCGGTAGAGCGCCTCTTCCTCGGGGCTGGACCAGCCGGCCAGAGCCGGATCGTCGCTGACGTAGCCGACGGTGTCTGACTGGATGCGGCCCGCGTAGGTGATGGTCCACGCCCTGTCGACAGAGGTCTCATTGGCTCCGGGGTTGACGTAGTCGACCATGTAGCCGTACTGGCGGTAGGCCGCGAGGGCGACGTTCTTCTGCCAGTTGTAGATCTTGTCGTTGGTGTTGGCCCAAGCTGGTGTGCGCCACCGCAGAATGGAGACCTTGAGGTCCGGGTTGATCTTCTTGGCGTCTGCGGCAAGCTGGAAGCCGGGGTCGCGGGCCACGTTGGCCGGCTCGGCCTCATAGCGCATGGTGGCCGGGTTCGGTCCGGTTGAGGTGTTCCGGTCGTTGCCAAGCTCGATCTTGACCTGGCGCATGATGGGGTTCTCGCCCCCGAACAGCTCCTTGAGGAGCTGGGAATAGGCTGCGGGGTTCTGGGCCTTGTAGTCCATCAGCACCGCACTGGTGGAGTTGGCGCTGAGAACGCCGAACCCCTTGAAAGTCAATCCGTTTACGTTGTCCGCGCGGATGTCGTCTCCGTCAATTGTGACGGCGACGGCGGTGTCCGCGGCTTCTGCCTCGTCTTGCGAAGCCAACGGGGTCAGGGTGACAGCTAGCGCAAGGGCCGCGGCCACCGTCACCGCCCTTCGGCTGAGGGTCCGCCAACGCGGGGGGGTGGACAGGTGTGTCCTGGTGTTCATCGTTGAAACTCCTAGCGATCATTAGTGATCAGAAATTAGGGCACAATTATCGTAATCCGCCCATTTATGCCCTGTCAAGACCTCATTTGTGATCACTTATGATCTAATCGGCCGACATTCGGGCCGCCTAATCGGAAGGAGGGGGCCCCGAAGACTCTCTGACTCGCAGCACGGGCGAGATCGTCATCCGGTGGACCGGGCGTCCCGGATCAAGCAGCCGCCTGACCAACAGGTCCACCGCCGCCCTGCCCAGGGCCTCGCGAGCCGGTCGAACGGCGGTTAACGCGGGGGTGAACATCTCGGCGATCTCGTCGTCATAAGCGATCACGGAAATGTCGTCCGGGACGCGCAGACTGTGCGCCTCCAGGTGCTGGACCAACGCCATGGCCTCGCGGTCCGAGTGGACCAGCAGCCCCGTCACCTTCTTTTCCAGCACTTGGTCGATCACCGAGTCCACGGCGGCGTTGAAGCCGATGGTCCGGGAGCTTGGGATCAGCCAAGAGACGCTGTGGGCGGGTTCGGCGCCAAGCTCCTGGCTGACGCGCTCAAAGCCGAGGCGGACCTTCCGTGTGGTGGGGCTGGTGCGGCTGACCATCAGCCCTATCCGGCGGTGCCCAAGGCCCCAGAGGTAGCGCACCGCCAATTCGGCGCCGTGCGCGTGGTCGGAAACAACCGACTCGACGGGCTCGCGGTCCGCCCCGGCGGCCGCCTCGCGTTCCATCAACACGCAGGGCAGCGATTGGCCTGCTATCCAGTCGATGACCTCGGCGGCGTTGGCGCCCTCCACGTTGGGCACGGCCAGCACCCCGCAGACGCTTTCGCTCGCGAACAGCGGCGCCAGCGCGGGACGTTCATCCTCGTTCTCATAGGAATCGCCCCGCAGCATCAGCCGGAGGCCGAAGCGGCGCGCCTCGGCCTCGGCGGCGCGGGAAACGTCTGGCCAATAGAAGTCCAAGGCCGGCGCGAGCATGGCGATTTGGCCCCGCAATTGCGGAGCGAGGGCGGAGTCCGGCGGCTCGGCGACCGCGGCGGGCGGGAACTCAGCCCGGGCCGACGGCTCGACCAAGCGGGCGCCCCCGTGGACCCGCTCAATCAGGCCCCGCTCCTCCATCAGTTTCAGGTCTCTACGAATGGTCAATGCCGTTACGTCGGTGGCGGCCGCCAACTCGGCCACCCGCGCCGTGCCCAACTCGCGCAACAGCGCCGCAAGACGCTCACGGCGCAGGTCCGGCAAAAGGCGAGTCTGCGCCATCGCGCCTGCGCCTCCTCCCGTCACTCTTGAACTCTCGACTCGGGACATAACATTACCCGCGCCCCACCGGGACGTTGTTCGGTTGTGATCGTTTTGTCTCGTCGAAGCCGCAGCAAACGACCTTGCTTTCACTGGCCGCGCCCGGATCCAACCGCAATTGGCTCAGGCGGGCCCCCCACACCCGCCAATGGCTGGGGTCATCCAGTTCCCGCCCGGCCAGCTTGAACTCGAAGGCTTTGGGCCAGGTCAGCTCCATGGTTCCCCCAGCCAAAGTCTCAATCAGGGCAAGGCCGCGCGAAGCGCGAACGACCTGCCCGGCGATCAGGAAGCGCAGTTCGACGGGCTGGCCCGCCTCCGCCTCCCAGCGCCACGCGTCGGCGATCTCGACGGCCTGCGCGGCCAAGTCAAGCCGCACCCGCCGGCGCCAGGCGGCCAGGCCCGGGACCTGGTAGGCCCCGGCCAGCTCGGCTTCAAAAACGGCGCCTTGCCGGTCGAAGGTCGCCCGTGCGCCCCTGGCCCCGTGGCGCCGGCCCACGCTTTGGCCCCGGCCGCCAATGCGTGGGACGTTGTGCCACTCGCTCTGCATGGCCCAGATCGCATAGCGGTCCGGCCCAAACGTTTGCGCGGTGTAGGTCGGGCGGCCGGCGTCCACCAGGACGGGCGTGCCGTCCAGGGCCACAATGACGGAGCCCACGTCATTGTGGTTGTGCGGTTCGCCGTTGTGCCCGCCTTTGGCGGCCACCGCCAACCCGTCAGTCTTGCCCGCGTGTTCCCGTGCGACCATGACCTCCACGGAAGGGTGCCACACCGCCTGCGGCAGCGGCGAGCGGCCAGACCGCAGCTCCCACCAAGTCCCGTCCGCCATGGCGAAGACCGCCCGGCCCAAGGAATCGGCTGGCGGGGCCGGCCATCCGACTCCGTCCGGGGTGCCGTGCCGACGCAGGTCCAGCGCGTGGTCCATGGCCGCCTGGTCGCCCATCAGGCCGCCCAGCCGCCAGAGCGAATGCCAAGGCTGTTCCCGGCCGGGACGGGCCGACGCGTCTGCGTGGTTGACAAACCACGGGCCGCCAAGGTGACTCGAGTGGGGAAAGGCAACCGTCCGCCGGAAGCGCGCAATGCCCAGGGCGTCTAGCCTCCCGTTCGTCGCGTGGCGCAACGCCGCCAGCGCCTCCAGCAACCGGCAGGGACCGTTCCACCAATAACCCTGCCCCTCCTCGCACGCGCCGTCCGGAGGCAGGGCGGCCGCGTAGCGGTCGAGCACGGCAATGAGGCTTTCAAGGAGGAGGCGGCGACGAACCGGGTCTTCCTCCAGGCGCAACGCGGCCACGAGCAGGTTTCCCGCGATCCACGGCGCCCAGTTGTGGATCGGCTCGCCTATGCCCAGCCAATGCCAGTCCGTCCGGCCCTCGAACGGCTCGAACACCCGCTTGGACACCTCTTGGCGCAGACGCGCGCGCAATCCGGGAAGACGCCGCTCAAGGGCCGCGCCCGCCAAATGATCGATCCACGCCAACTGGGAGGCGACCTCGCTGGCGCCCAGATCCAGGAACGGCCGCTCCGGGTCCGGCAGGACGTGGCCGGACCGGCTCCATGAGTCGTCATGCGCGGGCCAGCACCAAGAAGACTGCTCGCACACGGCCACTACTCCGTCCGCAGTGTCGTCAAGCCATTGCTGGTCCTCGGTGGCCGCCGCCATGAGAACGGACTGGCTGAGACGGGTGGTCCTGGCGAACAGCCTGGATTGGTAGTCCTCCCTGTCGCCGTCCCTGAGGAATCTGGCCCAAGCGGAGGCCGGCAAGGATGGCCAAGGCAGTCCTTTGCGGGGTTCGGCCTGGGCCTTGAGGGCGGCCAGGGCGGTTCGGTCCAGGCTGAGGGCGGGCAGCGAGTCCACTGGCGGAACGAGCCATTCTTCGAGGTCGGAAGCAAGGCTCGGCCACAGTTCCAGCAGCGGGCCGGGTTCCTGCTTCACCATGGCGTAAGCGTACATGAACCACACATAACAATTCGACAACGATCAGAAATCTCCGTCGACAGGCCTTGAACTGATCGCGTATGTATCGTTATGCTCGCTTTCGACGCCCAACAGTTCACACTCGGTCGCCGGCACGCGGCCCGACATGAAAGGCTCAAGGTGGAGCACCGTCTAACTGACTGGCCTACGTGGTTGCCAGAACCAGACGCGGAGCTGTCGCCTCTGACCGGGTGGTCCCGGCCCCATTGGACCGCCCTTGCCGACCGCCTGTTGACCGCCTCCCGGAAGTGGGCCTCCCCCGCCCACGCGCAAATCGTTCCACCCGGAGCCGAAGGCGGCTACGGCAGAGCCGTGGACGGGCTCGAGGGATTCGCCCGCACGTTCCTGTTGGCCGGCTTCCGGCTGGCGGGCGACCAAACCGACCCGCTGGGCCTGGCCGAATGGTATTCGGCCGGGCTCGCCGCCGGCTGCGACCCCGCAGGCGCCGAACGCTGGATCACTCCCGTCGAACACCCCCAAGCCAAAGTCGAAGCGGCGTCCCTGGCACTGATCCTCGACCTGACCCGCGAGCAGATCTGGGCGAACCTCCCAGACCGCACCCGCGGGCAACTGATCGACTACCTCTCCCAGGTGGTCGGGGACACGACCTATCCGCGCAACAACTGGCTGTGGTTCCGGATCGTGGTCGAAACCTTCCTGCGGTCGGTTGGGGGCCCGTGGTCAGCCGAGGACATCGAAGAGGACCTCGCCCTCCACGACTCGTTTGTGCGCCAGGACGGCTGGCTGGCCGACGGCTCCGGCAGAGACTTCGACCACTACGTCGGCTGGGCGCTGCACCTGTATCCGGAGCTTTGGCAGCGTATGCGGGGCGGGGCCGAGCTGGCGACAGACGAACGGCGCCGCCGCGACCGCGCCATGCTCGACCGCTACCTCCTGGACGCCGCACACCTTGTTGGCGCCGACGGCGGCCCCCTGATCCAGGGACGCAGCCTGATCTACCGTTTTGCCCCAGCGGCGCCTTTCTGGGTCGGAGCGCTCGCCGAAGTCCCCTCGACGCCGCCCGGCCTGCTCAGACGCGCGGCGTCCGGGATGGTCAGCCACTTCGCCGCGCGCGGGGTGCCGGACGAACACGGCCTCCTGTCTCTCGGCTGGCACCATCCGTGGCGGCCCCTGGCCCAGTCCTATTCGGGCCCCGGCTCGCCCTACTGGGCAGCCAAGGCGTTCTTGGGGCTGGCGCTGGAACCCGCTCACCCCGTTTGGACGGCCGTCGAAGAGCCCCTGCCCGTGGAGCGGGGCGACTTCACCAGAGCGATCGCCGCCCCCGGCTGGCTGGTCCACGCGCGCGCCGCGGACGGCATTGCCCAGGTCGCCAATCACGGCACCGACCACGCGCGGCCCGCCGACCAGGTGGGCGATTCCCCCCTCTACGCCAGGCTGGGTTACTCGACCGCCACGGCTCCCCTCCTGAACGAGTCGGCCTGGGTCCGTCCGCTGGACCAGGCCGCCTGCCTGATCGACGCCGACGGCCGCGCCAGCCACCGCGCCGGCATGGAAGTCCTGGCGCTCTCCACAGGCGGCGACCCGGCCGTCGGGCTGGCAGTCTCCTCCGGGACGGCCCACTGGCTCGTTCCGGACCCCACCCAGCAACGCCACGGGTCCGGATTCGAGGGCGAAGCCGAAGACGCCGGCAGCATCACCGTGGTCAGCCTGGTCCGCTCGGCTTGGGAGGTCCGGGGAGTGCGCTGGGAGGCGCCCAAGGTCGACCAGCCCCATCCGCAGGCCGTCGCGATCCGCGTTGGCGGCTGGGCTGTGGCCGGGGAAGGAACCGGCGGGACCGAACTGCTGGCCGGCGGCACGGCATCGGCCAACGCGACTGGCGGCGGCCTGACGTCATGGGTGGCGGAACTGGCGCCAACCGGCCAACAGCCGGGCGCGAACCCGGCCGTGGCCGTGGAGGCCAACGCCAGCCCGCTCGGCGAGCCGAGCCGGGTGCCCTATCTGGACTTCCCCGCCACACCCGGACTTTGGCGCTGGGCCCTGATCGGGCTGACGCGCGGACTGGAGGTGGGCGGCGCGGCCAACCTCATGGTCGACGACGCGGTGACGGTGACCTGGCCGGACGGCACGGTCACCACGACCCCTTTGGACACGACGTGCGATTCGCCCGGCAAGGCGTGCGTCGTAGCAGGTCCGCCGGGCGTTGCAACCGATTACCCATACGAAAGGATCAATCGCAACTCATGAAGAAAACAACTATTGCCCTAATGGCGGCCCTGACGGCCGGCGCTTTGGCGCTGGCGGGCTGCGGCGAAGACAAACCCACCACCGGCGGTTCCAGCACCAGCCCAAAGGCGGGCGAAAGTCCGGTGGCGGCCGAGCCGGTGACCCTGACGGTGTCGGGTTGGTCTTTGGAGACAACCCCGGAATTCCAGGTGCTGGCCGACGCGTTCCACGCGGCCAACCCCAACGTAACAGTGGAAATCAAGGAATACGACGCTAACGACTACGGCACCCTCATGCTGGCCGACATGTCGGCCGGAGCCGCGCCAGACATCATCACCATCAAGGAAGCCAAAGCGCTCAGCCAGTGGGTCGACGGCGGCCAGTTGATGGACGTCAGCGACGTTGTCTCATCGCTGCCATCGAACGTTTCCGGCGCGGGTTCCTACACGATTGACGGCGTCAACTACGCGGCGCCCTATCGCCAAGACTCTTGGGTCCTCTACTACAACATCGACCTGTTCACCCAGGCGGGCGTCGCGGTCCCGGACGGCTCGTGGACGTGGGACGACTACGCCGCCAAGGCCAAGGAGATCGCCAGCAAGCTGGTCGGCCCCAAGGGCGCCTATGAGCACTCGTGGCAGTCCACCCTCCAAGGGTTCGCCCAGGCCCAGACGCCTGGC
This portion of the Bifidobacteriaceae bacterium genome encodes:
- a CDS encoding substrate-binding domain-containing protein, with product MAQTRLLPDLRRERLAALLRELGTARVAELAAATDVTALTIRRDLKLMEERGLIERVHGGARLVEPSARAEFPPAAVAEPPDSALAPQLRGQIAMLAPALDFYWPDVSRAAEAEARRFGLRLMLRGDSYENEDERPALAPLFASESVCGVLAVPNVEGANAAEVIDWIAGQSLPCVLMEREAAAGADREPVESVVSDHAHGAELAVRYLWGLGHRRIGLMVSRTSPTTRKVRLGFERVSQELGAEPAHSVSWLIPSSRTIGFNAAVDSVIDQVLEKKVTGLLVHSDREAMALVQHLEAHSLRVPDDISVIAYDDEIAEMFTPALTAVRPAREALGRAAVDLLVRRLLDPGRPVHRMTISPVLRVRESSGPPPSD
- a CDS encoding heparinase II/III-family protein: MVKQEPGPLLELWPSLASDLEEWLVPPVDSLPALSLDRTALAALKAQAEPRKGLPWPSLPASAWARFLRDGDREDYQSRLFARTTRLSQSVLMAAATEDQQWLDDTADGVVAVCEQSSWCWPAHDDSWSRSGHVLPDPERPFLDLGASEVASQLAWIDHLAGAALERRLPGLRARLRQEVSKRVFEPFEGRTDWHWLGIGEPIHNWAPWIAGNLLVAALRLEEDPVRRRLLLESLIAVLDRYAAALPPDGACEEGQGYWWNGPCRLLEALAALRHATNGRLDALGIARFRRTVAFPHSSHLGGPWFVNHADASARPGREQPWHSLWRLGGLMGDQAAMDHALDLRRHGTPDGVGWPAPPADSLGRAVFAMADGTWWELRSGRSPLPQAVWHPSVEVMVAREHAGKTDGLAVAAKGGHNGEPHNHNDVGSVIVALDGTPVLVDAGRPTYTAQTFGPDRYAIWAMQSEWHNVPRIGGRGQSVGRRHGARGARATFDRQGAVFEAELAGAYQVPGLAAWRRRVRLDLAAQAVEIADAWRWEAEAGQPVELRFLIAGQVVRASRGLALIETLAGGTMELTWPKAFEFKLAGRELDDPSHWRVWGARLSQLRLDPGAASESKVVCCGFDETKRSQPNNVPVGRG
- a CDS encoding DUF2264 domain-containing protein, whose product is MPEPDAELSPLTGWSRPHWTALADRLLTASRKWASPAHAQIVPPGAEGGYGRAVDGLEGFARTFLLAGFRLAGDQTDPLGLAEWYSAGLAAGCDPAGAERWITPVEHPQAKVEAASLALILDLTREQIWANLPDRTRGQLIDYLSQVVGDTTYPRNNWLWFRIVVETFLRSVGGPWSAEDIEEDLALHDSFVRQDGWLADGSGRDFDHYVGWALHLYPELWQRMRGGAELATDERRRRDRAMLDRYLLDAAHLVGADGGPLIQGRSLIYRFAPAAPFWVGALAEVPSTPPGLLRRAASGMVSHFAARGVPDEHGLLSLGWHHPWRPLAQSYSGPGSPYWAAKAFLGLALEPAHPVWTAVEEPLPVERGDFTRAIAAPGWLVHARAADGIAQVANHGTDHARPADQVGDSPLYARLGYSTATAPLLNESAWVRPLDQAACLIDADGRASHRAGMEVLALSTGGDPAVGLAVSSGTAHWLVPDPTQQRHGSGFEGEAEDAGSITVVSLVRSAWEVRGVRWEAPKVDQPHPQAVAIRVGGWAVAGEGTGGTELLAGGTASANATGGGLTSWVAELAPTGQQPGANPAVAVEANASPLGEPSRVPYLDFPATPGLWRWALIGLTRGLEVGGAANLMVDDAVTVTWPDGTVTTTPLDTTCDSPGKACVVAGPPGVATDYPYERINRNS
- a CDS encoding extracellular solute-binding protein; amino-acid sequence: MKKTTIALMAALTAGALALAGCGEDKPTTGGSSTSPKAGESPVAAEPVTLTVSGWSLETTPEFQVLADAFHAANPNVTVEIKEYDANDYGTLMLADMSAGAAPDIITIKEAKALSQWVDGGQLMDVSDVVSSLPSNVSGAGSYTIDGVNYAAPYRQDSWVLYYNIDLFTQAGVAVPDGSWTWDDYAAKAKEIASKLVGPKGAYEHSWQSTLQGFAQAQTPGADLAGGKDYSYLKPYYERVLDLQSVGAQETYGNIQTNKLTYQSQFGKQQAAMMAMGSWYVATLISQQASGEADTFAWGIAPIPQYDSSTTGTDKVPVTFGDPTGMGINAGIDEAKVDAAKAFLSFVASEAAGVALAEIGIVSSVSSDAVTTAYFAQAGIPTDDLSKFAMSTHDTRPENPQSPTIATIQTALGEAHTAIMSGSTGIDAAITQATETIKAELG